In Populus alba chromosome 4, ASM523922v2, whole genome shotgun sequence, the genomic window GTTGGACGTGCATGATTCCTCATTTCTGCATGGTTTGGGTATGCATGGGCTTTTGTAAGGTCCCTAGTCTCTGCATGGTCTTTCATTTCATTTGGATGGGTGGGAGCTTCTGATTGGCTATACCTTGTTCTCTGAACGTGATGATGAAAGGGCTCTGCATGCTCTTGCATGTGGCCTTATTTGCTTGGTGATTCAGCTGCTGACTGCTTATGTTGACACCAATTCTGTGCTTTCTGGCTGATCTTTTGACATCTGTCTTCATTCTCTAGTGTTATCTGCTTCTTGTATCTGCATGAATGAGGTGTTGCCCCCTGTTCTTAGCTTCTAGCTTATTAATGTGTTCTAGCTGGGctgtctctgtctctgtctctgcAAGGAAGACTCTCTACGTCTCTGCATGGATGGGCATGCTTTGTATGGATGGCTGATTGTCTCTTCATGGATGGCCAAAAGTCCTTTTTGTCCCTGCATGTTAAGCCTCATCGATTGCCTCCGTTTTGGATGATGGTTCATCTCTGCATGGATGAGATTCTGCTTTGTTTTTTGCTTGGATGGCTGGTTACTGCACTTCTCCTGCTGCATGGAAGAGCCTCCATCTTTGCATGGAGGATTCATCGTTTACTGCTGCCGTTGGCTTGCGTGGCTGTTGTAGCTGCTTCATCTCTTTGTCGGCTTGCGGGTTGCTCTCGTGGTTTGATTATCAAATCAGTCTGAGCTATCTAATCATCTTTCTCTATTGTAAATTTTATCAGGATGTCTTTTTATCCTATCTTTTGCGTTGTGTTAGGATGAGAACCTTGTAATATGTGATTCCTCTCATAACCATGGTCTTAATCTATTTGTTTCTACAATGGCTTGCTGTATAGCTCTCTAAGGGAGTCTGTTCCTTTCACTACTAGAAAGAGGGGCAATTAGCAACggaatttagcaacggataattccgttgctaaattcagtATCAGATTTGCAACGGATTACacatatattagttttttaatatcagcaacggattttagcaacggaaaatccgttgcAAAATTTACgttgaatttagcaacggattttccgttgctaagtaaaaaataattaattaaattttaatataaaaccaaatttaCGAAGACCGTTGATAACATTTCCAAGGATAAAATCTCAACCGTTTATTCTTTGCTGGCTTTGGTAAATCGATCCGCACCAACTTCTCCCCCCACACCGAGATGCAAACAGATCGAGACCAAATGAACAAAACCAACAGGTGAAAATTAATGATCTTCCACTCTTCCACTCTTCCAGTCGATCTCCTTCGTCCCTAAGAACATCGATCCATAAGTGTAGAAAAATCACCCTCTCTTCATcgatttgattttcctttttcccAAACATTTCATCTTCTTCGCGTCTTCAGGATCCCTAATTCTTCTCCTTCATCTGAACAAAATCGAACCAGACCCATCATTATCACCATCGAACATGCTGGTTTAAGGTATCTCATTGTAAACGGGTTGGGTGTTTCACGGTTTTCTTCAATAGTTCAGGTAAGTAAttaatggtttttgtttttgtttttgtttgttgcaaTTTAACTTGCACTAAAAATTTTTCACCCAACTTTCCCAATCTCAGGTTTTTTTTCTGTCATGTCGAACGATCTCGGTCACCTGTAACTCAAGAACAcaggtaacatttttttttttcaatgctttGAATAATGGTTTTAGGCTATTAATTCGATAATATAGGTgtttatgaaatgtttttacCATGATCTATAACGTAATTAAGCATgtgtaattgaaaatttatcaaaaacccccaatttaatttttagggttacGGTTCATAAATATTTGAATGTCCCAGCAGTTGAGCTATAATCATTTTTGCTTCCCTTTGGTTTCTTTTTGCCAGTAGATAGTTGTTTTCCCCCATGAGATACCTTCATATCATCGTGTAAGTGGGATGATTTTTTCTGTTCAAACTCCTGTTTTGTAAGATCCAATGTTATATCTCCACATTTTCTCATCTCCTTAGGCATATAATTGTCTTTAAACAAAACAAGGCTTTTATCACCTTTGCTCCCATTGTCTCTCGGGtcacaacataattttttagagcAACTAACTTTtccagtcaaagtagcttgatAACACTCGAAATAGTGAAAGTTATGAAGGGTTTCAGATTAGAATTTAGGTCTTACAGGTACtgtattattgaatttgatagCAGTTGATTGGGCATGGTATTCTGACATCAAGATACAACCATgagtagtgtttgtttttgttcatttagTAATTTGTGTTCTTAAACCATGAGAGGAGAATGAATTCTATGAATACGCGCgacaaaatattataacattaccATAATCTCTGTCAATACTAGTGCATTAGTGTAGTTCTTCATTATGTTGTTTGATCTTATCTGCTGCTGAtctgatgccttttgttttgaaaacgaAGCTGGGTTAAGACATAAAGATTGATTGTTGATGATGTTCttctatcataatatcaaaccaAATTCACATGATAATTTTTGAAGTTAAGCAGATTCATAATCAGGTTACTGATTTCTGTGTTTCAGGTTCCTGTTAGATACCTTAGGTTTATTTCATTTGACTGAGTCTACATACCTATGCATTGATTAAGTGGTGTGTATTGATTCTCttgtatcaaaatttaaatatgcaTATTTAAGTACTGATGTTTAAATGTTCTGTTTTTTGTCTTCCATTTGCTACTTTTAGTTGGATTCTGTTTGTATCCTAATTAGTGGCTTAATGTAGGCACAATCTACTGATTTATCgataaagcaaaaaattaaaaaaataattaggacaAGAAATGGTTTGGATTCTGAAGTGACTGTTTTACTTTAATGGAAAGAAACAAACTATTTCATCACAGATAACGTAAACTTCTTTACATTAAGACAAAAAAACTGTAaagaatatagatttttttattattataagtgatagttttttaattagaatgaaatataataatattgtatAATTAGATTACGACAAATTAATgcaaaatataatgatattataaaagCCTTTAATTTCAGTCATCTTTGCTGTCGTTTCAAGTCTGAACAGAAGAAACCATGGATCATGTTATGAGTCTCAAGTGTTCTGTTTTTAGGTTAGatcttagaagaaaaaaaattgttatgagAAGACAATtgccatgaaaatatgaaaactaaACAGTACTTTAACTTGGATATGCTTTCTGTTTTTCATAGTTTAACTTAGATTTGTTTTAAAGACTAGCAATTGATAAAGCTGGATGGGTTTAAACAtactgtttatgttttttatttttccagcaaTATGAATGGCTTAATGGATCACAATATAAATCAATAGAGTTGGTTAAGTCTGATTGGGTTGCAACAAGGAAATCTCCACCTTCGGCCATTGATTATTGGGGCTTTGGTAAGTCTATTTTGCTCCATTTTTTGATGGTTGCTTAATTAGATTATGCTTAATTTGTCTACTGGGCATGCCTATTGTAATCTTTTCAATTACTGAATGTATTGCTGTAAATTAAagcaatcttttcaattaatgaATGTATTGCTGTATATTAAAGCACAGACGTCAATTGTTTTTCCTTCCATTTCATGTAGTAATAAATAAGAATTGGATTGaataatttcaagataaaagAGACCTAAAGCAACGTTTTTTCAGGAAGAAATAAGACCAAACAAGATTCTTGATTTATTGATGCACATGCAACAATTAATAGCACCAGTCTCTTTTGCTTTATTTGTTGAGCCATCAAAGGACACTATCTGTGGGTGATTTTCGTTTTTCCAAGCTTATATTGGAATTCCCGAAGACTACAGTACTGTGTGGATGTTAATGGGAGCACACGTATAACCAGTTTaacatagaaataataataataataagaagaaaaaaaacaattcttgagTTTTGAGAACCAACATCTATGGACATCAAGCAATTACCAGTCTGCTTGGTCATTAAATTATATGCCATATTCTAATTAGTTAggtaggtttttttgtttttttaataatcaaatccCCTCTTTTCATGTGCTTTATTTATAAGAGATCTCAAGAACTTGAGTACTCCACATAAAATCAAAAGGGTAAactgaagaaaaaggaaaaaaaaataaggttccCCATTCAAGAGTTACTAACTAGTGAATTTTATTGCAAGTAATGATTTCCCATTTGAAAAGGAGATGTCTGCTTTTTTCTCCTGCTAAATTCCAACAGATTCCAATTAGCTAGCACATATCTGGAAGACCTTGTCTTCTGGATCATTTCAAGCTTTTTACATAAAGCAAGCATCCGGTCCCTCTGTGCATTTTATTTCCCTTCATGTCTTTCCACCCTTTCAGACGCATCCTTGGAATCAAAACAGGggctattaaattaaatgaaaatttttaggttatatctaaaatgaaaaaatatttgttatgagAAGACAAGtaccaaacaaatattaaaatttcattctttaacttGTATATGATTTTTGCTTTTCATAGTTTAACttggatttgttttaaaaactagaaattGTTATAACTTGATGGGTGTAACAtactgtttatgttttttttatttttccagcaaTATGAATGGCTTATTGGATCACAATATAATCCAATAGAGTTGGCTAAATCTAATTGGGTTGCAATAAGAAAACCTCCACCTTGTGCCATTGATTCTTGGGGATTAGGTAAGTTCTATTTTGCTCTATTTTTACATGGTTGCTTAATTATATCGTGCATGATTTTTCTGTTGGGCATGcctattgtaatgttttcaagTAGTTGGAACTCTGCCTTTCATGtggtacatattttattttaaaggattGTTTAAGTACTAGTAGTTAAAGAAGTAtgcttatttcaaaaaatacttaTTGGTGTTGTCATGTTAATTAGATTAACATGGATGATCGATCGTGGATGTATCGTCGTCTTATGGATGGTCGCCTTTGTCCTGAATACATTACCGGTGTTAGaagatttatcaattttgcattttcaattgataaaaatatatctggGGGAAAAATTAGATGTCCTTGTGTGAGgtgcaaaaatcaaaagtttttaaagGAGGATGATGTTTGTAAACATCTAttgacaaaaggttttttaccTTGTTATGAAAATTGGACTGTACATGGGGAGCCTTATGTCGCAGAACCAATATTGGCTGGACCTTCATCGATTATAATGAGTCATGCTGTGAATGATGTTTGTCTAGAGAATCCATATAGGAAtctggttatggatgcaatggggGTTGGTGATGCATTCTGTAATGATAATGTGTCTAGTCCTGTGGTAGCTGGAGAAATTCCAAATCCGgaggcaactaaattttttaaccttttgaaAGCTGCGGAGGAGCCGTTGTGGGATGGGTGTACCAAGCAATCCAAATTATCTGCTTGTGTGCAATTGCTCAATATGAagtcaaatttaaatttgactCAGAATgccttcaataattttattgactttACAAAAAGTTGCATGCCTAATGATGAAaatttggtttcaaatttttatgatgccAAGAAATTTATGCGACCACTTGGACTTGGTTATGAGAAATATGATGTGTGTCCTAATTACTGTATGCTGTACTATGGGGAAGatgcaatgaaaataaattgtgatttttgtggAAGTTCACGATACAAACCTAGAAATCCAACTAGTAAAGGTTCCAATAAGGCGGAGAAGCAACTTCGATACTTTCCCTTAACACCAAGGCTTCAGAGACTGTTCATGTCTCCATATCATGCCAAAGATATGACATGGCATCATTTTCATAATTCTGATAATGGGGTTATGGTGCACCCATCTGATGGGGAGGCATGGAAAGAGTTTAATCGTGTCCACTTAAGCTTTGCATCAGATCCGAGAAATATTCGGTTAGGGTTGTGCACTGATGGGTTTTGTCCATTTGACATGTCTTCAAATACATATTCTTGTTGGCCAGTAATTGTAACTGTTTATAATTTGCCTCCGTGGAAGTGCATGACTAGACCATTCATGTTTTTGACAATGATGATTCCTGGGCCAAAGAATCCGGGTAAAAAGCTTGATGTTTTCCTAAGACctttgattgatgagttaaagAATTTGTGGTCTGTTGGTGTTGAAACATATGATGTATACAGaaaggaaaattttcaattaagggcagctttgatgtggacAATTAGTGACTTTCCAGCATATGGCATGTTATCGGGGTGGAGTACTCATGGAAATCTGTCTTGTCCTTATTGTATGGAGCATAGCAAggcttttagattaaaaaatggagGGAAAACTACATTTTTTGATTGTCATCGACGATTCTTACCTATGAACCACCCATATAGATTTCAATCTGATAAGTTTTTGAAAGGAGTAATTGAAATTCTCCCTCCTTTACCTCGTCCATCTGGTTTGGAAATGTTAAACGAAGTGTCCATGTATACTGAGGGACATAATGGAGGTTCatcatataatgataaaattccTGGCTTTGGGGTTAAGCATAATTGGGTGAAGAAGAGCATTTTCTGGGAGCTTCCATATTGGCATACAAATTTGATTCGTCATAATCTTGATGTCATGCATGTTGAGAAAAATgtctttgacaatattttttatacagttATGGATTGTCCGAATAGAAGCAAGGACAATTtaaaggctagattggatattcAATTGTATTGTCAGAAGCCAAATTTGCATTTGCAACAAGATATGAGTGGTCGGGTTTACAAACCTAAAGGCACTTATTGTCTAcacaagaaacaacaacaagaagtctTGTCATGGATGAAGGAATTATCATTTCCTGATGGTTATGCTTCAAGCATTTCAAGATGTGTGAAAGAGGCACAATGTAAGGTTTCAGGGATGAAGAGTCATGATTGTCATGTCTTCATTCAAAGACTTCTTCCAACCGCTTTCCGACCTTACTTACCTAGGCCACTGTGGGAGGCATTAACTGAATTGTCCGTATTTTTTCGAGATATTTGTTCAACAAATTTGAATGCCCAGCACATGGAGTTAATGCAGatgaatataattgaaataatttgcaaacttGAAAGGATTTTTCCTCCATCATTCTTTGACTCCATGGAACACTTGACGATACATCTACCTTACGAGGCAAAAGTTGGTGGACCAGTTCAATAtcgatggatgtatccatttgaACGGTATGTTTTCAtactatgttaattttattaacttttgattttttaaaaataaactaattgacATAAATGATATAGGTATATGTTTTATCTGAAGAAGAAAGTGACCAATAAAGCTAAAGTTGAGGGTTCCATATGTGAAGCAtacttgattgatgaaattaccAATTTTGCATCTCATTATTTTGGTGATGACGTGCAAACAATTTGGAATCGAGTTCCACGGAATGATGATGGTGGCCTTAGAAGTGTAGATGGATGTCTCTCTATTTTTTCCTATCCAgggaaaaaattatccaaaagatTTTTATAGAAGGCAGTTGTCACATGCTGAAATGCAAATTGCGCATAACTATGTGATATTCAATTGTCAAGAACTGAAGCCTTATTTAGAGTaagtatgaaatattattttgtattaaatttataataatttgttattaactttaacattttaaaattttaggcaaTGTCGACAAGAGCTAAAGTCACAACAATCACATGCCAGTGATggtgaaatagaaaaattatgtgaagcaatttttccaaattggttaaaaaataatgtaagtgttgtaataaaattaatttatatttttatgtcaattagctactttaaaaatattattaatatcttttaaatcattatttcttATGGAGTTAACTATTATGCTAGGTGGAATACCAATCTAATGGAATTGAAAATCAGCTCTTTGGACTTGCTATGGGCCCTTCAACTTCAGTGAAATGTTATAATGGGTATTATGtgaatggttttaaatttcatactcAACGTTATGGTCGttttaaaaagacaatgaatagtggAGTTTGTGTGAAAGGAAGttgttatgatgatgatgaacgtGATTATTATGGAATGCTTAAAGAAGTTGTTCGGCTAAAATACTTGGGGAGTAAGTGCaagttatttatgtttaaatgtAATTGGTATGATACAAAACGAGGGATTAGAGTGCATCCTTCGAatggtttggttgaaatcaaGCATACATCTCGACTACAcggaaatgaagattttgtgTTAGCACAACAATGTCAACAAGTCTACTATACATATCCACCTGGTAATAAATCATCTGAATGGTGGACGGTTATTAAGACAACTGCTAGAAGTCGTTATAATGTTGATATGGGTGAATTTATTGAAGATGCAAACAATGTGAGATCATTTGATGTTGATCAATCAGATGAGATTTCTCAACCATCTCTTGTCCTTCCTACTCAAACACTTGATGATCCAAATATACTTGTTGAATCATCTCATTATGAAGAAATCGGGGCAACATGAATTGATTCAACTTGACATAAATTGGGGAAACAAAGATGATGAAGCAGAAGAAGATGGtgatggtgaagaagaagaa contains:
- the LOC118055166 gene encoding uncharacterized protein; amino-acid sequence: MDDRSWMYRRLMDGRLCPEYITGVRRFINFAFSIDKNISGGKIRCPCVRCKNQKFLKEDDVCKHLLTKGFLPCYENWTVHGEPYVAEPILAGPSSIIMSHAVNDVCLENPYRNLVMDAMGVGDAFCNDNVSSPVVAGEIPNPEATKFFNLLKAAEEPLWDGCTKQSKLSACVQLLNMKSNLNLTQNAFNNFIDFTKSCMPNDENLVSNFYDAKKFMRPLGLGYEKYDVCPNYCMLYYGEDAMKINCDFCGSSRYKPRNPTSKGSNKAEKQLRYFPLTPRLQRLFMSPYHAKDMTWHHFHNSDNGVMVHPSDGEAWKEFNRVHLSFASDPRNIRLGLCTDGFCPFDMSSNTYSCWPVIVTVYNLPPWKCMTRPFMFLTMMIPGPKNPGKKLDVFLRPLIDELKNLWSVGVETYDVYRKENFQLRAALMWTISDFPAYGMLSGWSTHGNLSCPYCMEHSKAFRLKNGGKTTFFDCHRRFLPMNHPYRFQSDKFLKGVIEILPPLPRPSGLEMLNEVSMYTEGHNGGSSYNDKIPGFGVKHNWVKKSIFWELPYWHTNLIRHNLDVMHVEKNVFDNIFYTVMDCPNRSKDNLKARLDIQLYCQKPNLHLQQDMSGRVYKPKGTYCLHKKQQQEVLSWMKELSFPDGYASSISRCVKEAQCKVSGMKSHDCHVFIQRLLPTAFRPYLPRPLWEALTELSVFFRDICSTNLNAQHMELMQMNIIEIICKLERIFPPSFFDSMEHLTIHLPYEAKVGGPVQYRWMYPFERYMFYLKKKVTNKAKVEGSICEAYLIDEITNFASHYFGDDVQTIWNRVPRNDDGGLRSVDGCLSIFSYPGKKLSK